A window from Hemibagrus wyckioides isolate EC202008001 linkage group LG19, SWU_Hwy_1.0, whole genome shotgun sequence encodes these proteins:
- the sbf1 gene encoding myotubularin-related protein 5 isoform X3: MARLADYFVVVGYDLDKRGGSEGQGKILQRFPEKDWEDNPFPQGIELFCQPSGWQLVPEQQPSSFFVAVLTDINSERHYCACFTFWETVDNPQLQKEEPSEADEDESPDLMQPEQLYAPKSLVLVSRLDHTEVFRNCLGLIYTVHVEHINVPLETVIGNLLTCVIPIAGGSQPGEEDREDSLRTITLGAGDRQVIQTPINDSLPVSGCSVAHLFRQLGIVNVLYLFCAALTEHKILFLSRSYQRLTDACRALLAIMFPLKYSFTYVPILPGKLLEVLSTPTPFIIGVNSFFRSETQELLDVIIADLDGGTVTIPECVHISLLPEPIQQHTQTVLSMVLDPELAVADHAFPPSSTQPSPPKIQDKEIRAVFLWLFAQLFQGYRWCLHIIRIHPEPVIRFHKAAFLGQRSLSEDDFLMKVLDGMAFARFVSERGPPYRATDLFDDLIANQVGRIRQEQNDVHKVFNHVKELAEQLFKNENPYPAVAMHKTQRSVESAPSHPPVSRTPFPLLDEVAVQLFIDHAAAKLKTAPPVVKSELKEMVPSGPPLADITDRNGSALANSARRLEVVRNCIMYIFDNKLLEAKKLMPAVLRALKGRAARLCLTQELNQHVLQNRAVLDDQQFDYIVRMMNCTLQDCSHMDEHGIAAALLPLVTAFCRKLGGGITQFAYSCVQEHMVWTNMQFWEAMFYSDVQNHIRALYLETEDQTAGPDEDGGSRPEQISALELASEQTRLWPTLSKESQQERVQKEESTVFSQAIHYANRMSYLLLPLDTSKNRLLRTTGLAEVESVSNSFVTNSIAGSMAESYDTESGFEDAESSDVANSVVRFINRFVDKVCNESGVTNEHLKALHIMIPDIVQMHIETLDAVHRESKRLPPIQKPKLLRPALLAGEEFVMDGMRVHLLSDGRDEATGVMGGPPLLPAEGAIFLTSYRIIFKGTPNDPLVAEQVVTRSFPIAALIKEKKLASNSLPMDPYMQEGMQLRSCTFQLMRIAFDEEVSDLAEVFRKHVHKLRYPQHVHGTFAFTVGQSSKMVVEHKTKDKNQSLKTLSKNLVKSAKKTIGRQYVTRKKYTPPTWEHRSSLQSEMDEDEISVSEELEQSSMTLSSTIRSSDRQTMSNVVERACCRDYQRLGLGTLSNSLTRSKNEPFRISTVNRMYTICRSYPGLLIVPQSIPDATLHRISRCYRQSRFPVVCWRNSRTKAVLLRSAGLHAKGVVGFFKSPNAPSAGPSQADSTSLEQEKYLQAIINSMPSYSEASGRNTLSSFTSMHMSTSDSSDKLRQPKIGALMKQVMGTKEDVPGTFSRGVLGQRAKVISLSQPKVTVKARSSPRGKWGSIRGSGRLSGYNPEVGNRLAGKDSPQVNGGPTEPYFLRQQRAYLYIIGDKNQLKGGKQDSFQQWEVVPIEVFDIRQVKNSFKKLMKACVPSSPSPEPHMSFHRCLEESEWMNLLHRLLQVSVLVVELLDTGSSVMVSLEDGWDVTTQVVSLVQLLSDPYYRTFDGFRLLVEKEWLSFGHRFSHRGAQTLASQSSGFTPVFLQFLDCVHQIHHQFPMEFEFSQYYLKFLAYHYVSNRFRTFLLDSDYERIELGILYEEKGERKNPQVCKSVWDYIDRLNKKTPIFYNYMFSPEEEEVLKPYTFISNLKVWDFYTEETLSEGPSYDWELVRGKTEGPDEERGETTAPKSQRQVVWPCYDSLSKVLPDAITKLLQDVQSLEAELGHTPERWKETWDKIKTTQRTETKLESRPSFSSSILMSSNLTHQRRTQGMYLQESGVGSSLNLALECEASATSTPATSRTTTSSLYSQFRTTESENRSFEGILYKKGALLKPWKPRWFVLDKTKHQLRYYETRQDRECKGVIELAEVESVIPGTPAMGAPKNIEEKAFFDLKTTKRVYNFCAQDSQNAQLWMDSIQSCLSDA; the protein is encoded by the exons AGGATGAAAGCCCTGATCTCATGCAGCCAGAGCAGCTGTACGCCCCCAAAAGCCTGGTGCTGGTTTCTCGCCTGGACCACACTGAGGTGTTCAGg AACTGTCTGGGACTCATCTACACCGTGCACGTGGAGCACATCAACGTTCCTCTGGAAACAGTGATCGGGAATCTCCTGACCTGCGTCATTCCCATCGCAGGAGGATCTCAG CCAGGcgaggaggacagagaggacaGCCTG AGGACCATCACCTTGGGGGCGGGAGACAGGCAGGTGATCCAGACGCCCATCAATGACTCACTTCCTGTGAGCGGCTGCAGCGTGGCCCATCTTTTCAGGCAACTGG GGATTGTCAATGTTCTCTATCTGTTCTGTGCTGCTCTAACGGAGCACAAGATCCTCTTCTTGTCCAGGAGCTACCAGAGGCTCACCGACGCCTGCCGAGCTCTGCTGGCCATCATGTTCCCACTCAAATACAG CTTCACCTATGTCCCCATCCTCCCCGGGAAGCTCTTGGAAGTCCTCAGCACTCCGACGCCCTTCATCATCGGGGTCAACTCCTTCTTTCGCTCAGAGACTCAGGAGCTG CTGGACGTGATCATTGCAGATCTAGACGGAGGCACCGTGACCATCCCGGAGTGTGTCCACATATCTCTGCTGCCCGAGCCTATTCAGCAGCACACGCAGACGGTCCTCTCCATG GTGTTGGACCCGGAGCTTGCGGTGGCGGATCATgccttccctccttcctccaCACAGCCTTCCCCACCAAAGATCCAG GATAAAGAGATCCGTGCCGTGTTCCTGTGGCTCTTTGCACAGCTCTTCCAGGGATATCGCTGGTGTCTGCATATCATCCGGATTCACCCGGAGCCTGTCATCCGTTTCCATAAG GCTGCCTTCCTGGGCCAGCGATCTCTCTCTGAGGATGACTTCCTGATGAAGGTGCTGGATGGCATGGCGTTTGCGCGGTTCGTGTCAGAGCGAGGCCCGCCGTACAGAGCCACAGATCTGTTTGATGAT CTCATTGCCAACCAGGTGGGGCGGATCCGCCAGGAGCAGAACGACGTGCACAAAGTGTTCAACCACGTCAAGGAGCTGGCCGAGCAGCTCTTCAAAAAC GAGAACCCGTACCCTGCAGTAGCCATGCACAAAACACAGCGGTCAGTAGAAAGTGCTCCGTCTCATCCTCCGGTCTCCCGGACCCCCTTCCCGCTACTGGATGAGGTCGCTGTCCAGCTGTTCATCGATCACGCAGCTGCTAAGCTCAAGACGGCCCCTCCAGTGGTCAAATCTGAGCTGAAGGAGATGGTGCCCTCAGGACCTCCGCTGG CTGATATCACGGACAGAAACGGCAGTGCCCTAGCGAACAGTGCCCGGAGACTGGAAGTGGTCAGGAACTGCATCATGTACATCTTCGACAACAAGTTGCTGGAAGCCAAGAAG ttgatgCCGGCGGTGCTGCGGGCACTGAAAGGGCGTGCAGCTCGTCTGTGTTTGACCCAGGAGCTGAACCAGCATGTCCTACAGAACAGAGCCGTGttggatgaccagcagttcgaCTACATTGTGCGGATGATGAACTGCACGCTGCAG gactGCTCTCACATGGATGAACATGGCATTGCAGCAGCTCTCCTGCCTCTGGTCACGGCTTTCTGTCGG aaactTGGAGGAGGCATCACTCAGTTTGCCTACAGCTGTGTGCAGGAGCACATGGTGTGGACCAACATGCAGTTTTGGGAGGCCATGTTTTACAGCGATGTGCAGAATCATATCAGAGCTCTGTATCTGGAGACAGAAGACCAAACTGCCGGCCCT GATGAGGATGGTGGCAGCAGACCGGAGCAGATCAGCGCTCTGGAGTTGGCGTCGGAGCAGACGCGCCTGTGGCCCACGCTGAGTAAAGAGAGTCAGCAGGAGCGAGTGCAGAAGGAGGAGAGCACCGTGTTCAGCCAGGCCATCCACTACGCCAACCGCATGAGCTACCTGTTACTGCCCCTCGACACCAGCAAGAACCGCCTCCTGCGCACCACCGGCCTGGCCGAGGTGGAGAGCGTCAGTAACAGCTTCGTCACCAACAG catcgCTGGCAGTATGGCTGAGAGCTACGATACAGAGAGCGGCTTTGAGGACGCAGAGAGCTCAGACGTGGCCAATTCGGTGGTGCGCTTCATCAACCGCTTTGTGGATAAAGTGTGTAATGAAAGCGGAGTGACCAACGAACACCTGAAGGCTCTTCACATCATGATCCCAG ACATCGTTCAGATGCACATCGAGACGTTGGATGCGGTCCACAGGGAGAGCAAGAGGCTGCCTCCTATCCAAAAG cccaAGCTCTTGAGGCCGGCTCTGTTAGCAGGAGAGGAGTTTGTGATGGACGGCATGCGCGTACATCTCCTATCAGACGGCCGAGACGAGGCCACGGGTGTGATGGGAGGTCCACCCCTCCTGCCTGCCGAGGGTGCCATCTTCCTCACCTCCTACAGAATTATCTTCAAGGGCACGCCCAACGACCCTCTGG ttgcaGAGCAGGTTGTGACGCGCTCCTTCCCCATCGCCGCCCTCATTAAGGAGAAGAAGTTAGCCTCCAATAGTTTGCCCATGGATCCGTACATGCAGGAGGGAATGCAGCTGCGCTCCTGTACCTTCCAG CTGATGAGGATAGCGTTTGATGAGGAGGTATCAGACCTGGCAGAAGTTTTCCGGAAGCACGTGCACAAACTGCGCTACCCCCAGCACGTACACGGCACATTCGCCTTCACCGTGGGTCAGTCGTCCAAGATGGTGGTGGAGCACAAGACCAAGGACAAGAACCAGTCTCTAAA AACCCTCTCTAAAAACCTGGTGAAGAGCGCCAAGAAAACCATCGGGAGACAATACGTGACCCGGAAGAAGTACACTCCTCCGACCTGGGAGCACCGGAGCAGCCTGCAGTCTGAAATGGATGAAGACGAGATCTCAG tgtcCGAGGAGCTGGAGCAGAGCTCGATGACCCTTTCTTCCACCATCCGCTCGTCCGACCGACAGACCATGAGCAACGTAGTGGAGCGCGCTTGTTGTCGTGACTACCAACGGCTGGGTCTGGGCACGCTCAGTAACAGCCTGACACGCTCGAAGAATGAGCCTTTCCGCATCTCCACCGTTAACCGCATGTACACCATCTGTAGGAG ttATCCAGGCCTGCTGATCGTACCTCAGAGCATCCCTGATGCCACACTCCACCGCATCTCTCGCTGCTACAGACAGAGCCGCTTCCCCGTGGTGTGCTGGAGGAACTCGCGCACTAAAGCCGTGCTCCTGCGCTCGGCCGGTCTGCACGCCAAGGGAGTCGTGGGATTCTTCAAATCTCCCAACGCCCCCAGTGCAG gtccCTCTCAGGCTGACTCTACCAGTCTGGAGCAGGAGAAGTACCTGCAGGCCATCATCAACTCTATGCCCTCCTACAGCGAGGCCAGTGGAAGAAACACACTGAGCAGCTTCACATCTATGCACATGAGCACCTCAg aCTCGTCTGACAAACTGAGACAACCGAAAATCGGAGCTCTTATGAAGCAAGTTATGGGCACTAAAGAGGATGTGCCTGGAACCTTCAGTCGAGGAG TGCTGGGTCAGAGGGCAAAGgtcatctccctctctcagcCTAAGGTTACAGTCAAGGCCCGCAGCTCACCCCGag gGAAGTGGGGCAGTATCCGCGGCAGTGGGCGTCTCTCCGGCTATAATCCTGAAGTGGGGAACCGGCTAGCAGGGAAGGATTCCCCTCAGGTGAACGGCGGCCCTACTGAGCCGTACTTCCTCCGCCAGCAAAGAGCGTATCTCTACATCATCGGGGACAAGAACCAGCTCAAG ggaggAAAGCAGGACTCGTTCCAGCAGTGGGAGGTGGTACCCATCGAGGTGTTCGACATCCGGCAGGTGAAGAACAGTTTCAAGAAGCTGATGAAGGCCTGTGTTCCTTCCAGTCCTTCCCCTGAACCCCACATGTCCTTCCACCGCTGCTTAGAGGAGTCTGAATGGATGAATCTG CTTCACAGGCTCCTGCAGGTATCTGTTCTAGTGGTGGAGTTACTGGACACCGGTTCATCGGTCATGGTCAGCTTGGAGGATGGATGGGACGTCACCACTCAG GTGGTGTCTCTGGTGCAGCTGCTGTCAGATCCGTACTACCGCACGTTCGATGGCTTCCGGCTGCTGGTGGAGAAGGAGTGGCTGTCGTTCGGTCATCGCTTCAGCCACCGCGGCGCTCAGACGCTGGCCAGCCAGAGCAGCGGCTTCACACCAGTCTTCCTGCAGTTCCTCGACTGCGTGCACCAG ATCCATCATCAGTTCCCTATGGAGTTTGAGTTCAGTCAGTACTATCTGAAGTTCCTGGCTTATCACTATGTGTCCAATCGCTTCCGGACCTTTCTGCTGGACTCGGATTATGAGCGCATAGAGCTGG GTATTTTGTATgaggaaaaaggagaaagaaagaacccTCAGGTGTGTAAATCCGTGTGGGATTACATCGACCGTCTGAACAAGAAGACCCCCATCTTCTACAATTACATGTTCTCTCCAGAAGAAGAGGAG GTCTTAAAGCCCTACACTTTCATCTCCAACCTGAAGGTGTGGGACTTCTACACGGAGGAGACGCTGTCAGAGGGGCCGTCATACGACTGGGAGCTGGTGCGAGGGAAAACCGAGGGGCCGGACGAGGAGAGAGGCGAGACTACCGCGCCCAAATCACAGAGACAGGTGGTGTGGCCCTGTTATGACAGCCTGAGCAAAGTGCTGCCGGACGCCATCACCAAACTGCTGCAG GATGTGCAAAGCCTTGAGGCTGAGCTTGGACATACCCCGGAGAGATGGAAGGAGACGTGGGATAAAATAAAGACCACACAACGCACCGAGACCAAACTGGAGAGTCGG CCCTCGTTCTCCAGCTCGATCCTCATGTCGTCCAACCTTACCCATCAGAGGCGCACTCAGGGCATGTACCTGCAGGAGAGCGGCGTGGGTTCCTCCCTCAACCTGGCGCTGGAGTGTGAAGCCAGTGCCACCTCCACACCCGCCACCAGCCGCACCACCACCAGCTCGCTCTACTCCCAGTTCAGGACCACAGAGAGTGAGAACCG GAGCTTTGAAGGTATCTTATATAAGAAAGGAGCTTTGCTAAAGCCTTGGAAGCCACGCTGGTTTGTGCTGGACAAGACCAAACACCAG TTGAGATACTACGAGACGAGGCAGGACAGAGAGTGTAAGGGGGTTATCGAGCTGGCCGAGGTGGAGTCTGTCATTCCGGGCACTCCTGCCATGGGAGCGCCGAAAAACATAGAGGAGAAAGCCTTCTTTGAT CTAAAAACGACCAAACGAGTGTACAACTTCTGTGCGCAGGACAGCCAAAACGCACAGCTGTGGATGGACAGTATTCAGAGTTGCCTATCTGATGCATAG
- the sbf1 gene encoding myotubularin-related protein 5 isoform X6, translating into MARLADYFVVVGYDLDKRGGSEGQGKILQRFPEKDWEDNPFPQGIELFCQPSGWQLVPEQQPSSFFVAVLTDINSERHYCACFTFWETVDNPQLQKEEPSEADEDESPDLMQPEQLYAPKSLVLVSRLDHTEVFRNCLGLIYTVHVEHINVPLETVIGNLLTCVIPIAGGSQRTITLGAGDRQVIQTPINDSLPVSGCSVAHLFRQLGIVNVLYLFCAALTEHKILFLSRSYQRLTDACRALLAIMFPLKYSFTYVPILPGKLLEVLSTPTPFIIGVNSFFRSETQELLDVIIADLDGGTVTIPECVHISLLPEPIQQHTQTVLSMVLDPELAVADHAFPPSSTQPSPPKIQDKEIRAVFLWLFAQLFQGYRWCLHIIRIHPEPVIRFHKAAFLGQRSLSEDDFLMKVLDGMAFARFVSERGPPYRATDLFDDLIANQVGRIRQEQNDVHKVFNHVKELAEQLFKNENPYPAVAMHKTQRSVESAPSHPPVSRTPFPLLDEVAVQLFIDHAAAKLKTAPPVVKSELKEMVPSGPPLADITDRNGSALANSARRLEVVRNCIMYIFDNKLLEAKKLMPAVLRALKGRAARLCLTQELNQHVLQNRAVLDDQQFDYIVRMMNCTLQDCSHMDEHGIAAALLPLVTAFCRKLGGGITQFAYSCVQEHMVWTNMQFWEAMFYSDVQNHIRALYLETEDQTAGPDEDGGSRPEQISALELASEQTRLWPTLSKESQQERVQKEESTVFSQAIHYANRMSYLLLPLDTSKNRLLRTTGLAEVESVSNSFVTNSIAGSMAESYDTESGFEDAESSDVANSVVRFINRFVDKVCNESGVTNEHLKALHIMIPDIVQMHIETLDAVHRESKRLPPIQKPKLLRPALLAGEEFVMDGMRVHLLSDGRDEATGVMGGPPLLPAEGAIFLTSYRIIFKGTPNDPLVAEQVVTRSFPIAALIKEKKLASNSLPMDPYMQEGMQLRSCTFQLMRIAFDEEVSDLAEVFRKHVHKLRYPQHVHGTFAFTVGQSSKMVVEHKTKDKNQSLKTLSKNLVKSAKKTIGRQYVTRKKYTPPTWEHRSSLQSEMDEDEISVSEELEQSSMTLSSTIRSSDRQTMSNVVERACCRDYQRLGLGTLSNSLTRSKNEPFRISTVNRMYTICRSYPGLLIVPQSIPDATLHRISRCYRQSRFPVVCWRNSRTKAVLLRSAGLHAKGVVGFFKSPNAPSAGPSQADSTSLEQEKYLQAIINSMPSYSEASGRNTLSSFTSMHMSTSDSSDKLRQPKIGALMKQVMGTKEDVPGTFSRGGKWGSIRGSGRLSGYNPEVGNRLAGKDSPQVNGGPTEPYFLRQQRAYLYIIGDKNQLKGGKQDSFQQWEVVPIEVFDIRQVKNSFKKLMKACVPSSPSPEPHMSFHRCLEESEWMNLLHRLLQVSVLVVELLDTGSSVMVSLEDGWDVTTQVVSLVQLLSDPYYRTFDGFRLLVEKEWLSFGHRFSHRGAQTLASQSSGFTPVFLQFLDCVHQIHHQFPMEFEFSQYYLKFLAYHYVSNRFRTFLLDSDYERIELGILYEEKGERKNPQVCKSVWDYIDRLNKKTPIFYNYMFSPEEEEVLKPYTFISNLKVWDFYTEETLSEGPSYDWELVRGKTEGPDEERGETTAPKSQRQVVWPCYDSLSKVLPDAITKLLQDVQSLEAELGHTPERWKETWDKIKTTQRTETKLESRPSFSSSILMSSNLTHQRRTQGMYLQESGVGSSLNLALECEASATSTPATSRTTTSSLYSQFRTTESENRSFEGILYKKGALLKPWKPRWFVLDKTKHQLRYYETRQDRECKGVIELAEVESVIPGTPAMGAPKNIEEKAFFDLKTTKRVYNFCAQDSQNAQLWMDSIQSCLSDA; encoded by the exons AGGATGAAAGCCCTGATCTCATGCAGCCAGAGCAGCTGTACGCCCCCAAAAGCCTGGTGCTGGTTTCTCGCCTGGACCACACTGAGGTGTTCAGg AACTGTCTGGGACTCATCTACACCGTGCACGTGGAGCACATCAACGTTCCTCTGGAAACAGTGATCGGGAATCTCCTGACCTGCGTCATTCCCATCGCAGGAGGATCTCAG AGGACCATCACCTTGGGGGCGGGAGACAGGCAGGTGATCCAGACGCCCATCAATGACTCACTTCCTGTGAGCGGCTGCAGCGTGGCCCATCTTTTCAGGCAACTGG GGATTGTCAATGTTCTCTATCTGTTCTGTGCTGCTCTAACGGAGCACAAGATCCTCTTCTTGTCCAGGAGCTACCAGAGGCTCACCGACGCCTGCCGAGCTCTGCTGGCCATCATGTTCCCACTCAAATACAG CTTCACCTATGTCCCCATCCTCCCCGGGAAGCTCTTGGAAGTCCTCAGCACTCCGACGCCCTTCATCATCGGGGTCAACTCCTTCTTTCGCTCAGAGACTCAGGAGCTG CTGGACGTGATCATTGCAGATCTAGACGGAGGCACCGTGACCATCCCGGAGTGTGTCCACATATCTCTGCTGCCCGAGCCTATTCAGCAGCACACGCAGACGGTCCTCTCCATG GTGTTGGACCCGGAGCTTGCGGTGGCGGATCATgccttccctccttcctccaCACAGCCTTCCCCACCAAAGATCCAG GATAAAGAGATCCGTGCCGTGTTCCTGTGGCTCTTTGCACAGCTCTTCCAGGGATATCGCTGGTGTCTGCATATCATCCGGATTCACCCGGAGCCTGTCATCCGTTTCCATAAG GCTGCCTTCCTGGGCCAGCGATCTCTCTCTGAGGATGACTTCCTGATGAAGGTGCTGGATGGCATGGCGTTTGCGCGGTTCGTGTCAGAGCGAGGCCCGCCGTACAGAGCCACAGATCTGTTTGATGAT CTCATTGCCAACCAGGTGGGGCGGATCCGCCAGGAGCAGAACGACGTGCACAAAGTGTTCAACCACGTCAAGGAGCTGGCCGAGCAGCTCTTCAAAAAC GAGAACCCGTACCCTGCAGTAGCCATGCACAAAACACAGCGGTCAGTAGAAAGTGCTCCGTCTCATCCTCCGGTCTCCCGGACCCCCTTCCCGCTACTGGATGAGGTCGCTGTCCAGCTGTTCATCGATCACGCAGCTGCTAAGCTCAAGACGGCCCCTCCAGTGGTCAAATCTGAGCTGAAGGAGATGGTGCCCTCAGGACCTCCGCTGG CTGATATCACGGACAGAAACGGCAGTGCCCTAGCGAACAGTGCCCGGAGACTGGAAGTGGTCAGGAACTGCATCATGTACATCTTCGACAACAAGTTGCTGGAAGCCAAGAAG ttgatgCCGGCGGTGCTGCGGGCACTGAAAGGGCGTGCAGCTCGTCTGTGTTTGACCCAGGAGCTGAACCAGCATGTCCTACAGAACAGAGCCGTGttggatgaccagcagttcgaCTACATTGTGCGGATGATGAACTGCACGCTGCAG gactGCTCTCACATGGATGAACATGGCATTGCAGCAGCTCTCCTGCCTCTGGTCACGGCTTTCTGTCGG aaactTGGAGGAGGCATCACTCAGTTTGCCTACAGCTGTGTGCAGGAGCACATGGTGTGGACCAACATGCAGTTTTGGGAGGCCATGTTTTACAGCGATGTGCAGAATCATATCAGAGCTCTGTATCTGGAGACAGAAGACCAAACTGCCGGCCCT GATGAGGATGGTGGCAGCAGACCGGAGCAGATCAGCGCTCTGGAGTTGGCGTCGGAGCAGACGCGCCTGTGGCCCACGCTGAGTAAAGAGAGTCAGCAGGAGCGAGTGCAGAAGGAGGAGAGCACCGTGTTCAGCCAGGCCATCCACTACGCCAACCGCATGAGCTACCTGTTACTGCCCCTCGACACCAGCAAGAACCGCCTCCTGCGCACCACCGGCCTGGCCGAGGTGGAGAGCGTCAGTAACAGCTTCGTCACCAACAG catcgCTGGCAGTATGGCTGAGAGCTACGATACAGAGAGCGGCTTTGAGGACGCAGAGAGCTCAGACGTGGCCAATTCGGTGGTGCGCTTCATCAACCGCTTTGTGGATAAAGTGTGTAATGAAAGCGGAGTGACCAACGAACACCTGAAGGCTCTTCACATCATGATCCCAG ACATCGTTCAGATGCACATCGAGACGTTGGATGCGGTCCACAGGGAGAGCAAGAGGCTGCCTCCTATCCAAAAG cccaAGCTCTTGAGGCCGGCTCTGTTAGCAGGAGAGGAGTTTGTGATGGACGGCATGCGCGTACATCTCCTATCAGACGGCCGAGACGAGGCCACGGGTGTGATGGGAGGTCCACCCCTCCTGCCTGCCGAGGGTGCCATCTTCCTCACCTCCTACAGAATTATCTTCAAGGGCACGCCCAACGACCCTCTGG ttgcaGAGCAGGTTGTGACGCGCTCCTTCCCCATCGCCGCCCTCATTAAGGAGAAGAAGTTAGCCTCCAATAGTTTGCCCATGGATCCGTACATGCAGGAGGGAATGCAGCTGCGCTCCTGTACCTTCCAG CTGATGAGGATAGCGTTTGATGAGGAGGTATCAGACCTGGCAGAAGTTTTCCGGAAGCACGTGCACAAACTGCGCTACCCCCAGCACGTACACGGCACATTCGCCTTCACCGTGGGTCAGTCGTCCAAGATGGTGGTGGAGCACAAGACCAAGGACAAGAACCAGTCTCTAAA AACCCTCTCTAAAAACCTGGTGAAGAGCGCCAAGAAAACCATCGGGAGACAATACGTGACCCGGAAGAAGTACACTCCTCCGACCTGGGAGCACCGGAGCAGCCTGCAGTCTGAAATGGATGAAGACGAGATCTCAG tgtcCGAGGAGCTGGAGCAGAGCTCGATGACCCTTTCTTCCACCATCCGCTCGTCCGACCGACAGACCATGAGCAACGTAGTGGAGCGCGCTTGTTGTCGTGACTACCAACGGCTGGGTCTGGGCACGCTCAGTAACAGCCTGACACGCTCGAAGAATGAGCCTTTCCGCATCTCCACCGTTAACCGCATGTACACCATCTGTAGGAG ttATCCAGGCCTGCTGATCGTACCTCAGAGCATCCCTGATGCCACACTCCACCGCATCTCTCGCTGCTACAGACAGAGCCGCTTCCCCGTGGTGTGCTGGAGGAACTCGCGCACTAAAGCCGTGCTCCTGCGCTCGGCCGGTCTGCACGCCAAGGGAGTCGTGGGATTCTTCAAATCTCCCAACGCCCCCAGTGCAG gtccCTCTCAGGCTGACTCTACCAGTCTGGAGCAGGAGAAGTACCTGCAGGCCATCATCAACTCTATGCCCTCCTACAGCGAGGCCAGTGGAAGAAACACACTGAGCAGCTTCACATCTATGCACATGAGCACCTCAg aCTCGTCTGACAAACTGAGACAACCGAAAATCGGAGCTCTTATGAAGCAAGTTATGGGCACTAAAGAGGATGTGCCTGGAACCTTCAGTCGAGGAG gGAAGTGGGGCAGTATCCGCGGCAGTGGGCGTCTCTCCGGCTATAATCCTGAAGTGGGGAACCGGCTAGCAGGGAAGGATTCCCCTCAGGTGAACGGCGGCCCTACTGAGCCGTACTTCCTCCGCCAGCAAAGAGCGTATCTCTACATCATCGGGGACAAGAACCAGCTCAAG ggaggAAAGCAGGACTCGTTCCAGCAGTGGGAGGTGGTACCCATCGAGGTGTTCGACATCCGGCAGGTGAAGAACAGTTTCAAGAAGCTGATGAAGGCCTGTGTTCCTTCCAGTCCTTCCCCTGAACCCCACATGTCCTTCCACCGCTGCTTAGAGGAGTCTGAATGGATGAATCTG CTTCACAGGCTCCTGCAGGTATCTGTTCTAGTGGTGGAGTTACTGGACACCGGTTCATCGGTCATGGTCAGCTTGGAGGATGGATGGGACGTCACCACTCAG GTGGTGTCTCTGGTGCAGCTGCTGTCAGATCCGTACTACCGCACGTTCGATGGCTTCCGGCTGCTGGTGGAGAAGGAGTGGCTGTCGTTCGGTCATCGCTTCAGCCACCGCGGCGCTCAGACGCTGGCCAGCCAGAGCAGCGGCTTCACACCAGTCTTCCTGCAGTTCCTCGACTGCGTGCACCAG ATCCATCATCAGTTCCCTATGGAGTTTGAGTTCAGTCAGTACTATCTGAAGTTCCTGGCTTATCACTATGTGTCCAATCGCTTCCGGACCTTTCTGCTGGACTCGGATTATGAGCGCATAGAGCTGG GTATTTTGTATgaggaaaaaggagaaagaaagaacccTCAGGTGTGTAAATCCGTGTGGGATTACATCGACCGTCTGAACAAGAAGACCCCCATCTTCTACAATTACATGTTCTCTCCAGAAGAAGAGGAG GTCTTAAAGCCCTACACTTTCATCTCCAACCTGAAGGTGTGGGACTTCTACACGGAGGAGACGCTGTCAGAGGGGCCGTCATACGACTGGGAGCTGGTGCGAGGGAAAACCGAGGGGCCGGACGAGGAGAGAGGCGAGACTACCGCGCCCAAATCACAGAGACAGGTGGTGTGGCCCTGTTATGACAGCCTGAGCAAAGTGCTGCCGGACGCCATCACCAAACTGCTGCAG GATGTGCAAAGCCTTGAGGCTGAGCTTGGACATACCCCGGAGAGATGGAAGGAGACGTGGGATAAAATAAAGACCACACAACGCACCGAGACCAAACTGGAGAGTCGG CCCTCGTTCTCCAGCTCGATCCTCATGTCGTCCAACCTTACCCATCAGAGGCGCACTCAGGGCATGTACCTGCAGGAGAGCGGCGTGGGTTCCTCCCTCAACCTGGCGCTGGAGTGTGAAGCCAGTGCCACCTCCACACCCGCCACCAGCCGCACCACCACCAGCTCGCTCTACTCCCAGTTCAGGACCACAGAGAGTGAGAACCG GAGCTTTGAAGGTATCTTATATAAGAAAGGAGCTTTGCTAAAGCCTTGGAAGCCACGCTGGTTTGTGCTGGACAAGACCAAACACCAG TTGAGATACTACGAGACGAGGCAGGACAGAGAGTGTAAGGGGGTTATCGAGCTGGCCGAGGTGGAGTCTGTCATTCCGGGCACTCCTGCCATGGGAGCGCCGAAAAACATAGAGGAGAAAGCCTTCTTTGAT CTAAAAACGACCAAACGAGTGTACAACTTCTGTGCGCAGGACAGCCAAAACGCACAGCTGTGGATGGACAGTATTCAGAGTTGCCTATCTGATGCATAG